In Opitutaceae bacterium TAV5, one genomic interval encodes:
- a CDS encoding RNA polymerase subunit sigma-24, with the protein MSDSATRIIARPLAASPDRQQEADADWRIVQQVQAGDVQAFDTLVRRYRERVLGVVYNLTSNREDAADLTQDAFLKAFQSINRFQGQSSFFTWLYRIAVNSTLSHLRKSKLRSFFSFEKLQEDPPVAEIVNQLTDKNGADRRLFLSELQEKLNEALQKLSIRHRTVITLFEIDGLSHEEIAEIVGCSTGTVRSRLHYAKQQLQAELQPYLRA; encoded by the coding sequence ATGTCGGACAGCGCCACCAGAATCATCGCGAGGCCGCTTGCGGCTTCACCCGACCGCCAGCAGGAGGCGGATGCGGACTGGCGTATTGTCCAGCAAGTGCAGGCTGGCGACGTCCAGGCATTCGACACTCTCGTCCGGCGTTACCGCGAACGCGTGCTCGGCGTCGTCTACAACCTCACCTCCAACCGCGAGGACGCCGCCGACCTCACCCAGGATGCCTTCCTGAAGGCGTTCCAGTCCATCAACCGCTTCCAGGGCCAGTCCTCCTTCTTCACCTGGCTCTACCGGATCGCGGTCAACTCGACGCTGTCGCACCTGCGCAAAAGCAAACTGCGCTCGTTTTTCAGCTTCGAGAAGCTCCAGGAAGACCCGCCCGTCGCCGAGATTGTCAACCAGCTGACCGACAAGAACGGCGCCGACCGCAGGCTGTTCCTTTCCGAACTCCAGGAAAAATTGAACGAGGCGCTGCAAAAACTGTCTATCCGTCATCGTACCGTGATCACACTCTTCGAGATAGACGGACTCAGCCATGAGGAGATTGCCGAGATTGTCGGCTGCTCCACCGGCACCGTGCGCTCTCGTCTCCACTACGCCAAGCAGCAGTTGCAAGCAGAGTTACAACCCTACCTCCGCGCATGA
- a CDS encoding anchor protein, whose product MLMKNILLYQITPIRRWPGVLLSGLFLSGPGLAPLPAATPVAAGSDLTITLNAATATNYTFDLLGDVWLGAAFDMNGTTRKTVIIDGAYGEDGSRAVIERRGAGYRFNVNTAGNTLAIRNAVITGTASSGGAGAIHVTAGNSTLDLHNTTFSGNTAGDVLGYGGALSVMSNTNTTVQGNVSFTGNRGAGQASGAVGVYGGGASIRSTLTFTGETTFEGNSTTYYGGAVTINYWADAVFEEKAVFRGNYTTLYFGGALDLYGGDSHATFKKDAEFTGNYVKNTGAHAYGVRGGAVNVGYITGTDTPQLDFRGTTTFTDNYVWGNSTTKAYGGALSIMSGETNPDTAAPPAGRDYTVLINKGIFENNLAYSDSGNAYGGAIYAKTQNNTLTLGSGSRFTNNYARTLGGAIYFDQGTLNLNGNVVFEGNRHGAGFSTTGGKLSYVAGSGTPNAIYFGVSSNTATLNLNTAAGEQIRFHDPIAAAAGKTVTVNKTGAGEVVFYEHDSALLTRTTVSGGTFRLADGALFGLKGTTANSTFTVGADATLRGGAGSTLRTSLLAVNGTLRADAGAFHIDTDNAVTFGADAVLSVTIVDADTFSQIVFDTPASLLLNGATLEINASGYVPSLDMSDTFTLVTGLSQQAAGQFAQGESITINGAEFTIVYNNDSIVLQQLTAVPEPAAHAALAGFGLLVFTLLRRRSRPL is encoded by the coding sequence ATGCTTATGAAAAACATTCTGCTATACCAGATCACCCCGATTCGACGGTGGCCGGGTGTCCTGCTCTCCGGGCTTTTTTTGTCCGGCCCGGGTCTTGCGCCGCTCCCTGCCGCCACGCCGGTTGCCGCCGGCAGCGACCTGACAATCACGCTGAACGCGGCAACGGCCACGAATTACACCTTCGACCTGCTGGGGGACGTCTGGCTGGGAGCAGCTTTCGACATGAACGGCACTACCCGGAAAACCGTCATCATCGATGGCGCTTACGGGGAAGACGGATCGCGGGCCGTGATCGAGAGACGCGGGGCCGGCTACCGCTTTAACGTCAACACCGCCGGGAACACGCTCGCCATCCGCAATGCCGTGATCACCGGAACCGCCTCGTCGGGCGGAGCCGGGGCCATCCATGTCACCGCCGGCAATTCCACCCTGGACCTGCACAACACCACGTTCAGCGGAAACACGGCCGGAGATGTCCTCGGATACGGGGGAGCCCTCTCCGTCATGTCGAACACGAATACCACCGTGCAGGGGAATGTTTCCTTCACCGGCAACCGGGGAGCCGGCCAGGCCTCCGGCGCTGTCGGCGTTTATGGCGGCGGCGCATCCATCCGTTCCACCCTGACCTTCACCGGGGAGACGACCTTCGAGGGGAATTCCACGACCTATTACGGAGGCGCGGTCACCATCAACTATTGGGCGGACGCCGTTTTTGAGGAAAAGGCCGTTTTCCGGGGCAACTACACCACGCTCTACTTCGGCGGAGCGCTGGATCTGTATGGCGGCGACTCGCACGCCACCTTCAAAAAGGATGCCGAATTTACCGGCAATTACGTCAAAAATACAGGAGCCCATGCCTACGGGGTGCGCGGCGGCGCGGTGAATGTCGGTTATATCACCGGCACCGATACTCCCCAGCTCGATTTCCGGGGCACGACCACTTTCACGGACAATTACGTGTGGGGCAACTCCACCACCAAGGCCTACGGAGGTGCGCTCAGCATCATGTCGGGCGAGACCAATCCCGACACGGCAGCCCCGCCAGCGGGCAGGGATTACACCGTCCTGATCAACAAGGGCATCTTTGAAAACAACCTCGCTTACAGCGACAGCGGCAACGCCTACGGCGGAGCCATCTACGCCAAGACACAGAACAACACGCTCACCCTCGGCTCCGGCTCGCGCTTCACCAACAACTACGCCAGGACGCTGGGCGGCGCCATCTACTTCGACCAGGGAACCCTGAACCTCAACGGGAACGTCGTCTTCGAAGGCAACCGTCACGGCGCCGGCTTCAGCACGACCGGAGGCAAGCTCTCGTATGTCGCCGGCTCCGGCACGCCCAACGCCATTTACTTCGGCGTGAGCAGCAATACCGCCACGCTCAACCTGAACACGGCTGCCGGCGAACAGATCCGGTTCCACGACCCGATCGCCGCCGCCGCAGGCAAGACGGTGACGGTCAACAAGACCGGCGCCGGTGAGGTGGTCTTTTACGAACACGACTCCGCCCTCCTCACCAGGACCACGGTTTCCGGCGGCACCTTCAGACTCGCTGACGGAGCCCTCTTCGGCCTGAAGGGCACGACGGCCAACAGCACCTTCACCGTCGGCGCAGACGCCACGCTCCGGGGCGGCGCGGGCAGCACGCTCCGCACCTCCCTGCTCGCGGTAAACGGAACGCTGCGGGCCGATGCCGGCGCCTTTCATATCGATACCGACAATGCCGTCACCTTCGGTGCCGATGCCGTGCTCTCGGTCACCATCGTGGATGCGGACACGTTCAGCCAGATCGTGTTCGACACCCCCGCCAGCCTGCTGCTGAACGGGGCCACGCTCGAAATCAACGCCTCCGGTTACGTGCCTTCGCTGGACATGTCCGATACCTTCACTCTCGTCACCGGCCTTTCGCAACAAGCGGCCGGACAGTTTGCGCAGGGTGAGTCCATCACGATCAACGGGGCCGAATTCACGATCGTCTACAATAACGACAGCATCGTCCTGCAACAGCTCACGGCCGTGCCCGAACCTGCCGCGCATGCGGCGCTGGCCGGATTCGGACTGCTGGTCTTCACCCTGCTGCGCCGCCGCTCCCGGCCTCTTTGA
- a CDS encoding N-terminal cleavage protein, which yields MIMNTAKHTPSPRGFTLVELLTVIAIIGILAAILIPVAGKVRNSARRTEAASNVRQLITGLLLYSSDHKQVLPPPKRPDGSVDETWRLRVLYDDGYIRDTKVFINPFNAVGGRRGLGQNIFGGNRDCYFSANYIVSTTWDGKANAFTYLRITEDTRIPVVWDQRADNENSTTNQMKTADGRFGGYFGYIDGTVKLLGKPDQVIRGGSRQSDFQAP from the coding sequence ATGATCATGAATACGGCCAAACATACCCCTTCCCCGCGTGGGTTCACCCTTGTCGAATTGCTGACGGTCATCGCCATCATCGGGATTCTTGCCGCGATCCTGATTCCCGTGGCAGGCAAAGTCCGCAACTCGGCCAGGCGAACGGAAGCAGCGTCCAACGTCCGGCAATTGATAACCGGATTGCTGCTTTATTCCTCCGACCACAAACAGGTGCTCCCTCCTCCCAAACGGCCAGACGGAAGCGTTGATGAAACATGGCGTTTGCGCGTTCTATATGACGATGGCTATATCCGGGACACCAAGGTTTTTATCAACCCGTTCAACGCCGTGGGAGGCAGGCGTGGCTTGGGTCAAAATATTTTTGGAGGGAACAGGGACTGCTACTTTTCCGCCAACTATATCGTTTCCACCACCTGGGACGGAAAAGCCAATGCCTTCACCTATCTCCGGATCACCGAGGATACTCGAATTCCCGTTGTGTGGGATCAGCGGGCGGACAATGAAAACAGCACGACCAACCAGATGAAAACGGCGGATGGCCGTTTTGGCGGATATTTTGGTTATATCGACGGAACCGTAAAATTGCTCGGGAAACCTGACCAGGTCATCCGGGGCGGTTCCAGACAAAGCGATTTTCAGGCTCCATAA
- a CDS encoding LacI family transcriptional regulator — protein sequence MRSGAENLKKSGRPPTTREIAAACGCNQSTVSQALRDHPRISPARRREIQEVARRMGWRPNAFASAYMAHLRTQRLPSYQATLAFLTTHAGSPHVKDLPIYMRRHFNGTRERAEELGYALEPIWLHEPGMSGRRLNSVLRNRNIPGVIIPGILKPTPLFGQFDWSRVVAVALGFSLTEPDIDRVAVRTTHGFDLMLHRAVELGYRKIAVVVSHAYDHRVDHGVLFPTSYAQQHWPRSQTIETFCFPRPDESEIPRIQDWLRRYRPEIVLGEDIVWRSINAMGWRMPRDVAFISVDRLPDWPDIAGFNQRHELHGSVAVDLVVGQLLQNQRGLPAVPRCVLIKGCWEDGATAPPRTS from the coding sequence ATGCGCAGTGGCGCTGAAAATCTGAAAAAATCCGGACGCCCGCCGACGACACGTGAGATCGCAGCGGCCTGCGGGTGTAACCAATCCACTGTCTCGCAGGCGCTGCGCGATCACCCGCGCATCTCACCGGCGAGGCGGCGCGAAATTCAGGAAGTGGCACGGCGCATGGGATGGCGTCCGAATGCCTTTGCCTCGGCCTACATGGCGCATCTGCGCACACAGCGCCTCCCGAGCTATCAAGCGACTTTGGCCTTCCTGACCACTCATGCCGGCTCGCCGCATGTGAAGGACTTGCCGATCTACATGAGGCGGCATTTCAACGGCACGCGTGAGCGGGCGGAAGAGCTGGGCTATGCGCTGGAACCGATCTGGTTGCATGAACCGGGGATGAGCGGGCGTCGGCTCAACAGCGTCTTGCGCAATCGCAATATCCCGGGGGTGATTATTCCCGGTATTCTCAAACCAACACCACTGTTCGGCCAGTTTGACTGGTCGCGGGTGGTCGCCGTGGCCTTGGGGTTCTCCTTGACCGAACCTGATATTGACCGGGTGGCGGTGCGAACCACGCATGGGTTCGACCTGATGCTGCATCGCGCGGTGGAACTGGGGTACCGGAAAATCGCGGTGGTCGTGTCGCATGCCTATGATCATCGGGTGGACCACGGCGTGTTGTTTCCCACCTCCTATGCCCAGCAGCACTGGCCCCGGTCGCAAACGATCGAAACGTTCTGTTTCCCCCGGCCCGACGAGAGCGAGATACCTCGTATCCAGGATTGGCTGCGCCGGTATCGTCCGGAGATCGTGTTGGGGGAAGACATCGTGTGGCGTTCCATCAATGCGATGGGGTGGCGCATGCCTCGGGATGTGGCATTCATCAGTGTGGACCGGCTGCCGGACTGGCCGGACATTGCCGGATTCAACCAGAGGCACGAACTCCACGGAAGCGTCGCCGTGGACTTGGTCGTGGGGCAGTTGTTACAAAACCAGCGCGGGTTGCCCGCCGTGCCGCGTTGCGTACTGATCAAGGGATGCTGGGAGGATGGGGCGACCGCTCCGCCGCGAACGTCTTGA
- a CDS encoding argininosuccinate synthase (catalyzes the formation of 2-N(omega)-(L-arginino)succinate from L-citrulline and L-aspartate in arginine biosynthesis, AMP-forming): protein MKIVLAYSGGLDTSVIVKWLKETYDAEIVTFAADVGQEEELKGLDKKAKKTGASKHYTLDLVEEFARDYIYPMIRANAIYEGQYYLGTSIARPLIAKAQVDIARKEKADTVAHGATGKGNDQCRFEFTYMALAPDLTIIAPWKIDAYREAFPGRAEMIAYCQKHNIPVEASLKKPYSMDRNLLHISYEAGILEDPWFDPTTKENKAMFKLSVSPEDAPDKPEYVELDFEKGDCVAVNGKKLTPGKVLKTLNKLGGKHGIGRVDLVENRFVGMKSRGVYETPGGTILMHAHKQIESLTLDREVEHLRDSLIPKYAELVYNGFWFAPEREALQALVDQSQKFVTGTVRLKLYKGNVITCGRKSKYSLYDENIASMEGVKSWYNQSDATGFIRLNGLRLRARNLAQGGPKV from the coding sequence CCGCCGATGTCGGCCAGGAAGAGGAGTTGAAGGGCCTCGACAAAAAGGCCAAAAAGACCGGCGCCTCGAAGCACTACACCCTCGACCTCGTCGAGGAGTTCGCCCGCGACTACATCTACCCGATGATCCGCGCCAACGCGATCTACGAGGGCCAGTACTACCTTGGCACCTCCATCGCGCGCCCGCTCATCGCCAAGGCGCAGGTGGACATCGCCCGCAAGGAAAAGGCGGACACCGTCGCCCACGGCGCCACCGGCAAGGGCAACGACCAGTGCCGCTTCGAGTTCACCTACATGGCGCTCGCCCCCGACCTGACGATCATCGCTCCCTGGAAGATCGACGCCTACCGCGAGGCTTTCCCCGGCCGCGCCGAGATGATCGCCTATTGCCAGAAGCACAACATCCCCGTCGAGGCCTCGCTGAAAAAGCCTTACTCGATGGACCGCAACCTCCTGCACATCTCCTACGAGGCCGGCATCCTCGAAGACCCGTGGTTCGATCCGACCACGAAGGAGAACAAGGCGATGTTCAAGCTCTCCGTCTCGCCCGAAGACGCGCCCGACAAGCCCGAGTACGTGGAACTCGATTTCGAGAAAGGCGATTGCGTGGCGGTCAACGGCAAGAAGCTCACGCCCGGCAAGGTCCTGAAAACCCTCAACAAGCTCGGCGGCAAGCACGGCATCGGCCGCGTCGATCTCGTGGAAAACCGCTTCGTGGGCATGAAGAGCCGCGGCGTGTACGAGACGCCGGGCGGCACCATCCTCATGCACGCGCACAAGCAGATCGAAAGCCTCACGCTCGACCGCGAAGTGGAGCATCTGCGCGACTCGCTCATCCCGAAATACGCCGAACTGGTTTACAACGGCTTCTGGTTCGCGCCCGAACGCGAGGCGTTGCAGGCGCTCGTGGACCAGAGCCAGAAATTCGTGACCGGCACCGTGCGCCTGAAGCTCTACAAGGGCAACGTCATCACCTGCGGCCGCAAGTCGAAGTACTCGCTCTACGACGAGAACATCGCCTCGATGGAAGGCGTGAAGAGCTGGTACAACCAGAGCGACGCCACCGGCTTCATCCGCCTCAACGGCCTGCGCCTGCGCGCCCGCAACCTCGCCCAGGGCGGCCCGAAGGTCTGA